In Fibrobacter sp. UWB10, one DNA window encodes the following:
- a CDS encoding thioredoxin family protein — MNSMPPPDMQMQYSAGALKDGGKLTVWVTIPEKWHVNANEVTDEFLKPSSIVVKAEGIEFGDVVWPKPIKEYNEALELEILTFRGEFKIEIPVKSVADKYDSLETETTFHYQACDNSICLAPASKTISLSGNAAGVKSSNVNSSAKKNDSENEVTASTSDNENLETSDAGATASAGIIALLFFAFLGGIILNLMPCVLPVLSLKLFSLIKQAGESRGRLLALGGATTAGILASFWALAAVVAAVKAGGGSAGWGMQFQSAGFIAFMVVILTAFAMSFFGVFEVWLPWGATTKMDEAGHKAGFAGAFFTGALLVLLSTPCSAPFLGTAMGFAFAQTTPVLFLFFTTAGLGLALPYMLVSAFPKILKVFPKPGPWMVKLQKVMGVLLLASVVWLLWIVNEQAGTAGVGMFSIIVVASVACSVLLGKFAPPGVAFGREVAGFGLSIVVLVSIWFAAIAPEYERAASEKFNARMQEQMTADGWYRYSPALIEEFAKANRTVFIDATADWCLTCKTNEAAVLNRDEFRRAMDSLNVALVKADWTRETPEVNALLKSMHKSGVPAYAIYPAGDVSRQIVLPELLTTSAIVEKITSQK, encoded by the coding sequence ATGAACTCGATGCCGCCCCCGGATATGCAGATGCAATATAGCGCGGGCGCATTGAAAGACGGCGGAAAATTGACCGTGTGGGTAACCATTCCGGAAAAGTGGCACGTGAACGCAAACGAAGTCACCGACGAATTCTTGAAGCCATCTTCGATTGTGGTGAAAGCCGAAGGAATCGAATTCGGTGATGTGGTGTGGCCCAAACCCATTAAGGAATACAACGAGGCGCTAGAACTCGAAATTTTGACTTTCCGCGGAGAATTCAAGATTGAAATTCCGGTGAAGAGCGTTGCCGACAAGTACGATAGCCTCGAAACCGAAACGACCTTCCATTATCAGGCCTGCGACAATTCCATTTGCCTCGCGCCTGCAAGCAAGACGATTTCGCTCAGCGGAAATGCGGCTGGCGTAAAATCCAGCAATGTAAATAGCAGCGCAAAAAAAAACGACTCCGAAAATGAAGTAACCGCCAGCACAAGCGACAATGAGAACTTGGAAACGAGCGATGCAGGCGCCACCGCTTCGGCAGGAATCATAGCCCTTTTGTTTTTCGCATTCCTCGGCGGAATCATTCTGAACTTGATGCCGTGCGTTTTGCCGGTGCTTTCGCTCAAGCTCTTTAGCCTGATCAAGCAGGCCGGCGAAAGTCGCGGACGGCTCCTCGCTTTGGGAGGAGCCACAACGGCGGGCATTCTGGCAAGTTTCTGGGCGCTGGCCGCCGTTGTCGCCGCCGTCAAGGCCGGCGGCGGGTCCGCAGGCTGGGGCATGCAATTCCAGAGTGCAGGATTCATCGCCTTCATGGTCGTGATTCTGACTGCATTTGCCATGAGCTTTTTTGGCGTGTTCGAAGTGTGGCTCCCATGGGGTGCCACCACCAAGATGGACGAAGCCGGCCATAAGGCGGGCTTTGCAGGCGCCTTCTTTACCGGCGCATTGCTTGTTCTTTTAAGCACGCCGTGCTCTGCGCCCTTCCTCGGCACCGCCATGGGATTCGCCTTCGCGCAGACGACGCCCGTACTCTTCTTATTCTTTACCACAGCAGGGCTCGGCCTTGCTCTCCCCTACATGCTCGTAAGCGCCTTCCCGAAAATTCTGAAGGTATTCCCGAAACCGGGCCCATGGATGGTGAAACTCCAAAAGGTGATGGGCGTATTGCTCCTTGCAAGCGTCGTATGGCTCTTGTGGATTGTGAATGAACAAGCCGGCACCGCTGGCGTTGGGATGTTCTCCATTATCGTGGTGGCAAGCGTTGCCTGCAGCGTTCTGCTCGGCAAGTTCGCGCCGCCGGGAGTCGCCTTCGGGCGCGAAGTCGCCGGATTTGGATTGAGCATTGTCGTTCTCGTATCAATCTGGTTCGCTGCAATCGCTCCTGAATACGAACGTGCTGCCAGCGAAAAGTTCAACGCCCGCATGCAAGAGCAGATGACTGCCGACGGTTGGTACCGTTATAGCCCTGCCTTAATCGAAGAATTCGCGAAAGCAAACCGCACCGTATTCATCGACGCCACCGCCGACTGGTGCCTCACTTGCAAGACGAACGAAGCCGCCGTTCTCAACCGCGACGAATTCCGCCGCGCCATGGATAGCTTAAATGTGGCGCTAGTGAAAGCCGACTGGACTCGCGAAACGCCTGAAGTGAATGCGCTCTTAAAAAGCATGCACAAGTCGGGCGTGCCCGCCTATGCGATCTATCCGGCTGGGGATGTGTCCAGACAGATTGTTCTGCCCGAGTTACTGACAACGAGCGCAATCGTCGAGAAGATTACTTCGCAAAAATAA
- a CDS encoding alpha/beta hydrolase — MKSKYFKNLAKGLVFASAALALVNCNESTTAADEGGNEPTPIAVEDPTNPSDPTQTVTDPTQNPADPSQTVTDPAQQGSNQGTDPSQTVTDPAQQGTDPTQPADTTAQVIPPEELCLSSSLPDACGPGTNPLPTSSATVDPVASSASAEPAQSSSSESVKPASSSSEAVKPASSSSEQVVSSSSAAPKGVFLASGKEEEKDQMQVEYKTNTGWDRGGILAYPKQLSNDQKHAVVVWGPGGGTEPGAYEGMIRRLASHGFVVIALKESPGDASQAIKALDWMDQQNKDSNSPLYNKLDLNTVGCSGHSMGGLESEQAVIKDKRVLTAFLNNSGDWNGNGANKVPTDRSIAILYGEVGMEKDNAKNDYNNQGVRAPACLIEMNGGPRNSEGGYGHGSGSWDGMAATVAWMRWHLGGETERKADFVGSSGKYINGSIIGKQGHWKTQCKNF, encoded by the coding sequence ATGAAATCGAAATATTTCAAGAATTTGGCGAAGGGGCTCGTTTTTGCTAGCGCTGCTCTCGCTTTGGTCAACTGTAACGAATCTACCACTGCGGCAGATGAAGGTGGCAACGAACCGACCCCAATTGCAGTTGAAGATCCTACAAATCCTTCTGATCCGACTCAAACCGTAACGGATCCTACCCAAAATCCGGCTGACCCGTCTCAGACCGTGACTGACCCTGCACAGCAGGGATCTAATCAGGGAACAGATCCTTCGCAGACTGTTACCGATCCGGCTCAACAGGGAACTGACCCCACTCAGCCCGCAGACACGACTGCCCAGGTGATTCCCCCCGAAGAACTTTGTTTGTCATCTAGCTTGCCCGATGCTTGTGGACCAGGAACGAATCCGCTTCCGACCAGCAGCGCAACAGTTGATCCCGTTGCAAGCAGTGCATCTGCAGAACCTGCTCAGTCCAGCTCCAGCGAATCCGTTAAGCCGGCCTCTAGCTCTAGCGAAGCAGTCAAGCCCGCCAGCTCTTCTAGCGAACAGGTTGTGTCTTCTTCTAGCGCAGCTCCCAAGGGCGTCTTCCTTGCCAGCGGTAAGGAAGAAGAAAAGGACCAGATGCAGGTCGAATACAAGACGAATACCGGTTGGGATCGCGGTGGCATTCTTGCTTATCCGAAGCAGCTTTCTAATGACCAGAAGCACGCCGTCGTGGTGTGGGGCCCGGGTGGTGGTACTGAACCGGGTGCTTACGAAGGCATGATTCGCCGCCTTGCCTCTCACGGCTTTGTGGTGATTGCTCTTAAGGAATCTCCGGGTGATGCTTCTCAGGCCATCAAGGCCCTCGACTGGATGGACCAGCAGAATAAGGATTCCAATAGCCCGCTTTACAACAAGCTTGATTTGAACACTGTCGGATGCTCTGGCCACTCCATGGGCGGCCTTGAATCTGAACAGGCTGTCATTAAGGACAAGCGCGTGCTTACCGCATTCCTGAACAACAGCGGCGACTGGAATGGTAACGGTGCGAACAAGGTTCCGACCGATCGCTCCATTGCAATCCTTTACGGCGAAGTTGGTATGGAAAAGGACAACGCCAAGAATGACTATAACAACCAGGGCGTTCGCGCTCCTGCCTGCCTTATCGAAATGAATGGCGGTCCGAGAAACAGTGAAGGTGGCTATGGCCACGGTTCCGGTTCTTGGGACGGCATGGCTGCAACGGTTGCCTGGATGCGCTGGCATCTCGGTGGTGAAACCGAACGCAAGGCTGACTTTGTTGGCTCTAGCGGCAAGTATATCAATGGCAGCATCATCGGTAAGCAGGGTCATTGGAAAACCCAGTGCAAGAATTTCTAA
- the glgA gene encoding glycogen synthase encodes MNAAILTNEFPPEIYGGAGIHVKFLTQELAKLCHVEARCFGVQDEDKDNIRALGFSRKLGLNPHDDRFQKIFKPLDINLQWAAALDNIDVIHCHTWYSHFGGVLASRLLQCPLILTTHSLEPHRPWKAEQLGDGGYAMSCWIERTAYEAADGVIAVSQGMKRDVMKLYGVPEDRVKVIYNGIDPDFYAPTFDESILTKWGVDPKRPFVLFVGRITRQKGISQLIQAIPQIDKSAQVVLCAGAPDTIELADECKALIEEVQKTRDGVVWIQEAVPHEELRVLYSHATVFATPSLYEPFGIINLEAMSCGTPVVGSAVGGIPEIIVDGETGFLVPLKAKSETDFEPADPKAFQTDFANKLNKILGNPELAKKMGDVSRKRAIDVFSWKSIAKQTFDFYQECIDRYKREGKR; translated from the coding sequence ATGAACGCAGCAATTTTGACGAATGAGTTCCCGCCGGAAATTTATGGCGGTGCAGGTATTCACGTAAAGTTCCTTACGCAGGAACTTGCAAAGCTTTGTCATGTGGAAGCACGTTGCTTTGGCGTGCAAGACGAAGACAAGGATAATATCCGTGCTTTGGGTTTTTCTCGCAAGTTAGGTTTGAACCCGCACGATGATCGTTTCCAGAAGATTTTCAAGCCGCTCGACATTAACCTCCAGTGGGCGGCCGCGCTCGACAATATCGACGTCATTCATTGTCATACATGGTATAGTCATTTTGGCGGCGTGCTCGCTAGCCGTCTTTTGCAGTGCCCGCTAATTCTCACGACGCATTCGCTTGAACCGCACCGTCCGTGGAAGGCCGAACAGTTGGGCGATGGTGGCTATGCTATGAGTTGCTGGATTGAACGCACCGCTTATGAAGCGGCCGACGGCGTGATTGCCGTGAGCCAGGGCATGAAGCGTGACGTGATGAAACTCTACGGTGTTCCCGAAGATCGCGTGAAGGTGATTTACAATGGTATTGATCCAGACTTTTATGCTCCGACTTTCGACGAAAGCATCCTCACCAAGTGGGGTGTCGACCCGAAGCGTCCGTTTGTTCTGTTCGTGGGTCGTATTACGCGCCAGAAGGGCATTAGCCAGCTGATTCAGGCAATCCCGCAAATCGACAAGAGCGCTCAGGTGGTGCTTTGCGCCGGTGCTCCGGATACTATCGAACTGGCTGACGAATGCAAGGCTCTCATCGAAGAAGTCCAGAAGACCCGCGATGGTGTGGTTTGGATTCAGGAAGCCGTTCCGCACGAAGAACTTCGCGTGCTCTACAGCCATGCGACCGTGTTTGCAACACCGTCCCTCTATGAACCGTTCGGCATCATCAACCTCGAAGCCATGAGCTGCGGTACGCCGGTGGTGGGTTCTGCTGTCGGTGGCATTCCCGAAATCATCGTGGACGGTGAAACTGGCTTCTTGGTTCCGCTCAAGGCCAAGTCCGAAACGGATTTCGAACCGGCTGACCCGAAGGCCTTCCAGACCGACTTCGCGAACAAGCTCAACAAGATTCTCGGAAACCCGGAACTGGCGAAGAAGATGGGCGATGTCAGCCGCAAGCGCGCGATTGACGTGTTCAGCTGGAAATCGATTGCCAAGCAGACCTTTGACTTCTATCAGGAATGTATCGACCGCTACAAGCGCGAAGGCAAGCGATAG
- a CDS encoding InlB B-repeat-containing protein has protein sequence MLLVAVSANAYTINYNLNGGVNHPENPESYDEAAGRFDLKAPSRDGYSFLGWYIEFSEGVDVPPNMYYGEYQDYSMYVLANYLGSFSVYARWGLIPQTPKQDERGCYLIYTAEELYGIATVSIADSTAFSKKDDYKFEGCVSLQNDIVVNENLLDSTGNLSREDYVWWIPLKFKGTFEGNGFKISGLRGSDGFFVTLGDENDVWGKSVTVVRNLGITDSYFSGGDAGGIVGKVVGLVQMTNVYADVSVQGLRSTVASAAPTADSVQFEIHYVLNGGENSELNPAGYVKGDSAIVLADPQKENDEFEGWFLDEDFTQKIDTIKTEHFGDWTLYAKWKSYFVIDVEMNGGQFYNGESFYKPHVVKWSADSSAYVLGKAYWSGFEFAGWFADSLFETEIAEIPAGNTEDLTVYAKWNTTEYTITYHMNGGENSLENLTAFNAADVGFEFKAPSRDGAKFYRWTPEKLSYYSAVQLTEKKSVDLFAEWTPAPQKPEQDTAGCYHLKNKEELYWFAGLVNGTLDSIERDPKACASLDSDIVINENIWQDSALNLDDSLTYFVWDAIWDYEGTFLGNGHSITGLLANSSCGDEHMFAGMFCNVSNYKNVVNVKVNGSYVQEFGYIDNFVITGGTMPVQPTLQGEWRAVVGGKSVSLFGLAPGKMLFVYDLQGRLLRRERTEPTMLMDFMDAGKFLIRYGNETRAVTIR, from the coding sequence ATGCTGTTAGTCGCAGTGTCGGCTAACGCCTACACGATTAATTATAATCTGAACGGTGGCGTCAATCATCCTGAAAATCCTGAGAGCTACGACGAGGCTGCGGGCCGTTTCGATTTGAAGGCCCCCTCGCGAGATGGGTATTCTTTTTTGGGGTGGTACATTGAATTTTCTGAAGGCGTGGATGTTCCGCCTAACATGTACTATGGAGAATATCAAGATTATTCCATGTATGTGCTTGCAAACTATCTCGGCAGCTTTAGCGTGTATGCCAGATGGGGGCTCATTCCGCAAACGCCCAAGCAAGATGAACGCGGTTGCTACTTGATTTATACCGCCGAAGAACTTTACGGCATTGCGACTGTTTCGATTGCCGATTCTACGGCGTTCTCCAAAAAAGACGATTACAAATTTGAAGGTTGCGTTTCTCTCCAGAACGATATCGTAGTGAACGAGAATCTTTTGGATTCCACCGGAAACTTGTCTAGGGAAGATTATGTCTGGTGGATTCCTTTAAAGTTCAAGGGAACTTTTGAAGGCAATGGCTTCAAGATTTCTGGCTTGCGCGGTAGCGATGGCTTTTTTGTAACGCTGGGTGACGAAAACGATGTGTGGGGCAAGAGTGTCACGGTCGTAAGAAACTTGGGCATTACGGATTCCTATTTCTCGGGCGGTGATGCTGGTGGAATCGTGGGCAAGGTTGTTGGCCTTGTCCAAATGACGAATGTTTATGCCGATGTCTCTGTTCAAGGCTTGCGCTCTACAGTCGCAAGTGCTGCTCCGACTGCCGATAGCGTGCAGTTTGAAATTCATTATGTGCTGAACGGTGGCGAAAACAGCGAACTGAATCCGGCGGGATATGTCAAGGGCGATTCTGCCATTGTTCTTGCCGACCCGCAAAAAGAAAACGATGAATTCGAAGGTTGGTTCTTGGACGAAGACTTTACGCAAAAAATCGATACGATCAAGACGGAGCATTTTGGCGATTGGACTCTCTATGCAAAATGGAAAAGCTACTTCGTAATCGATGTCGAAATGAATGGCGGCCAGTTCTACAATGGTGAAAGTTTCTACAAACCGCATGTTGTCAAGTGGTCGGCTGATTCTTCGGCGTATGTGCTTGGTAAAGCTTACTGGTCTGGCTTTGAATTTGCGGGCTGGTTTGCGGATTCCTTATTCGAAACTGAGATTGCCGAAATCCCCGCGGGCAACACCGAAGACCTTACGGTTTACGCCAAGTGGAATACGACGGAATATACCATCACGTACCACATGAACGGTGGCGAAAACAGCCTGGAAAACTTGACTGCGTTCAATGCCGCCGATGTCGGTTTTGAATTCAAGGCTCCCTCTCGCGACGGTGCAAAATTCTACCGCTGGACTCCGGAAAAACTCAGCTACTATTCGGCGGTTCAGTTGACGGAAAAGAAAAGCGTCGATCTGTTTGCGGAATGGACTCCGGCACCGCAAAAGCCTGAACAGGATACAGCAGGCTGCTATCACCTAAAGAATAAAGAAGAACTCTATTGGTTTGCGGGCCTTGTCAACGGCACCTTGGATAGCATCGAGCGCGATCCCAAGGCATGCGCCTCGCTTGACTCCGACATTGTCATCAACGAAAATATATGGCAAGATTCTGCGCTGAATCTTGACGACTCGCTGACCTATTTTGTATGGGATGCCATTTGGGATTACGAAGGAACTTTCCTGGGTAACGGGCATTCCATTACGGGCTTGCTTGCGAATAGCAGCTGTGGCGATGAGCACATGTTTGCCGGAATGTTCTGCAATGTAAGCAATTACAAGAATGTCGTGAACGTCAAGGTGAACGGCTCGTACGTCCAAGAATTTGGCTACATCGACAACTTCGTCATTACCGGCGGTACCATGCCTGTGCAGCCGACGCTTCAGGGCGAATGGCGTGCCGTGGTGGGTGGCAAGAGCGTGAGCCTGTTCGGGCTTGCTCCGGGTAAGATGCTTTTCGTGTACGACCTGCAGGGTCGCTTGCTCCGCCGCGAAAGAACGGAACCGACGATGCTTATGGACTTTATGGATGCAGGCAAGTTCTTGATTCGCTACGGAAACGAAACTCGCGCTGTCACGATCCGCTGA
- the folE gene encoding GTP cyclohydrolase I FolE — MMDFKKMEDGFRMILEGMGENPNREGLIDTPKRVAKMYAELMTGLSGEMRAEDILKTRFHEKYDEMIIVPDIEFASMCEHHFLPFTGKAHVAYIPGDCVVGLSKIPRVVEFYARFPQIQERMTRQIAELIQKELNPKGVAVVLEASHMCMTMRGVKKPGATMVTTQLLGRFKTDEKTRAEFMSRIYAPR; from the coding sequence ATGATGGATTTTAAGAAAATGGAAGACGGCTTCCGGATGATTCTGGAAGGCATGGGCGAAAACCCGAACCGCGAAGGTCTTATCGATACGCCTAAACGTGTCGCGAAGATGTATGCCGAACTCATGACGGGCCTTTCTGGCGAAATGCGTGCCGAAGATATTCTCAAGACGCGCTTTCATGAAAAGTACGATGAAATGATTATCGTGCCGGACATTGAGTTTGCAAGCATGTGCGAACACCATTTTCTTCCGTTCACGGGTAAGGCTCATGTGGCCTACATTCCGGGTGATTGCGTGGTCGGTCTTTCCAAGATTCCGCGCGTGGTGGAATTCTATGCACGTTTCCCGCAGATTCAGGAGCGCATGACGCGTCAGATTGCAGAGCTCATTCAGAAAGAACTGAACCCGAAGGGTGTCGCGGTTGTTTTGGAAGCATCTCACATGTGCATGACGATGCGTGGTGTCAAAAAACCGGGTGCGACCATGGTGACCACACAGCTTTTGGGTCGATTCAAGACTGATGAAAAAACTCGCGCTGAATTCATGTCTAGAATTTACGCTCCTAGGTAA